One Gossypium raimondii isolate GPD5lz chromosome 3, ASM2569854v1, whole genome shotgun sequence genomic window carries:
- the LOC105793825 gene encoding thaumatin-like protein 1 isoform X2, with protein sequence MAQPTLIAAICVLTLSHLVQATTFTIVNKCDYVVWPGILSNAGVPTLATTGFTLQRGETKTITAPTSWGGRFWGRTHCSHDSDGKFSCLTGDCGSGKLECSGNGAAPPATLAEFTLDGAGGLDFFDVSLVDGYNIPMLVVPPGGKGQNCSSTGCVVDLNGLCPSELRIMSSNGRDGIACKSACEAFRQPQYCCSGAYATPDTCKPSSYSQVFKTACPRAYSYAYDDKTSTFTCANAADYSITFCPSPNTSQKSSQEATTPGQNTETTTTAMPTSPLVDNTIMSGVGCAGSHGDMESSHDIESSPVN encoded by the exons ATGGCCCAACCAACATTGATTGCTGCTATTTGTGTTCTTACTCTGTCCCATTTAGTTCAAGCAACAACCTTTACCATAGTAAACAAATGCGATTATGTGGTATGGCCTGGAATTCTCTCAAACGCTGGTGTTCCAACACTTGCTACAACAGGTTTCACCCTCCAAAGAGGTGAAACCAAAACCATTACCGCCCCCACATCATGGGGCGGTCGCTTTTGGGGTAGAACGCATTGCTCGCACGATTCCGACGGAAAATTCTCATGTCTCACCGGTGATTGTGGCTCCGGGAAGCTTGAATGTTCTGGGAATGGGGCTGCTCCGCCTGCCACTTTGGCTGAATTTACTTTGGACGGTGCTGGCGGGCTTGATTTCTTTGATGTGAGTTTGGTGGACGGTTACAACATCCCTATGTTAGTGGTTCCCCCGGGTGGCAAAGGTCAAAATTGTAGCAGCACCGGCTGCGTTGTGGATCTCAATGGCTTGTGTCCTTCGGAGCTTAGGATAATGAGCAGTAACGGCAGGGATGGCATCGCATGCAAGAGTGCTTGCGAGGCCTTCCGCCAGCCTCAGTACTGTTGCAGCGGCGCGTATGCCACACCCGATACTTGCAAGCCTTCTTCCTACTCCCAAGTCTTTAAGACAGCTTGCCCACGCGCCTACAGCTATGCCTATGATGATAAAACCAGCACCTTCACATGTGCCAATGCTGCCGATTACTCCATTACTTTCTGTCCTTCACCTAACACCag CCAGAAATCATCGCAAGAGGCGACGACGCCAGGGCAGAACACAGAAACAACAACAACGGCGATGCCAACGTCACCTCTTGTCGACAACACTATCAT GTCAGGTGTGGGATGTGCTGGGTCTCATGGTGACATGGAATCCAGTCATGACATTGAAAGCTCACCTGTCAATTGA
- the LOC105793825 gene encoding thaumatin-like protein 1 isoform X1 produces the protein MAQPTLIAAICVLTLSHLVQATTFTIVNKCDYVVWPGILSNAGVPTLATTGFTLQRGETKTITAPTSWGGRFWGRTHCSHDSDGKFSCLTGDCGSGKLECSGNGAAPPATLAEFTLDGAGGLDFFDVSLVDGYNIPMLVVPPGGKGQNCSSTGCVVDLNGLCPSELRIMSSNGRDGIACKSACEAFRQPQYCCSGAYATPDTCKPSSYSQVFKTACPRAYSYAYDDKTSTFTCANAADYSITFCPSPNTSQKSSQEATTPGQNTETTTTAMPTSPLVDNTIMYEGLILDESEASPFRVTTYIFGIITVAIWWWCQIF, from the exons ATGGCCCAACCAACATTGATTGCTGCTATTTGTGTTCTTACTCTGTCCCATTTAGTTCAAGCAACAACCTTTACCATAGTAAACAAATGCGATTATGTGGTATGGCCTGGAATTCTCTCAAACGCTGGTGTTCCAACACTTGCTACAACAGGTTTCACCCTCCAAAGAGGTGAAACCAAAACCATTACCGCCCCCACATCATGGGGCGGTCGCTTTTGGGGTAGAACGCATTGCTCGCACGATTCCGACGGAAAATTCTCATGTCTCACCGGTGATTGTGGCTCCGGGAAGCTTGAATGTTCTGGGAATGGGGCTGCTCCGCCTGCCACTTTGGCTGAATTTACTTTGGACGGTGCTGGCGGGCTTGATTTCTTTGATGTGAGTTTGGTGGACGGTTACAACATCCCTATGTTAGTGGTTCCCCCGGGTGGCAAAGGTCAAAATTGTAGCAGCACCGGCTGCGTTGTGGATCTCAATGGCTTGTGTCCTTCGGAGCTTAGGATAATGAGCAGTAACGGCAGGGATGGCATCGCATGCAAGAGTGCTTGCGAGGCCTTCCGCCAGCCTCAGTACTGTTGCAGCGGCGCGTATGCCACACCCGATACTTGCAAGCCTTCTTCCTACTCCCAAGTCTTTAAGACAGCTTGCCCACGCGCCTACAGCTATGCCTATGATGATAAAACCAGCACCTTCACATGTGCCAATGCTGCCGATTACTCCATTACTTTCTGTCCTTCACCTAACACCag CCAGAAATCATCGCAAGAGGCGACGACGCCAGGGCAGAACACAGAAACAACAACAACGGCGATGCCAACGTCACCTCTTGTCGACAACACTATCATGTACGAAGGGTTAATCTTAGATGAAAGTGAGGCATCACCATTCAGGGTCACCACCTACATATTCGGAATCATCACGGTGGCAATTTGGTGGTGGTGCCAAATCTTCTAA
- the LOC105793825 gene encoding thaumatin-like protein 1 isoform X4 has protein sequence MAQPTLIAAICVLTLSHLVQATTFTIVNKCDYVVWPGILSNAGVPTLATTGFTLQRGETKTITAPTSWGGRFWGRTHCSHDSDGKFSCLTGDCGSGKLECSGNGAAPPATLAEFTLDGAGGLDFFDVSLVDGYNIPMLVVPPGGKGQNCSSTGCVVDLNGLCPSELRIMSSNGRDGIACKSACEAFRQPQYCCSGAYATPDTCKPSSYSQVFKTACPRAYSYAYDDKTSTFTCANAADYSITFCPSPNTRK, from the exons ATGGCCCAACCAACATTGATTGCTGCTATTTGTGTTCTTACTCTGTCCCATTTAGTTCAAGCAACAACCTTTACCATAGTAAACAAATGCGATTATGTGGTATGGCCTGGAATTCTCTCAAACGCTGGTGTTCCAACACTTGCTACAACAGGTTTCACCCTCCAAAGAGGTGAAACCAAAACCATTACCGCCCCCACATCATGGGGCGGTCGCTTTTGGGGTAGAACGCATTGCTCGCACGATTCCGACGGAAAATTCTCATGTCTCACCGGTGATTGTGGCTCCGGGAAGCTTGAATGTTCTGGGAATGGGGCTGCTCCGCCTGCCACTTTGGCTGAATTTACTTTGGACGGTGCTGGCGGGCTTGATTTCTTTGATGTGAGTTTGGTGGACGGTTACAACATCCCTATGTTAGTGGTTCCCCCGGGTGGCAAAGGTCAAAATTGTAGCAGCACCGGCTGCGTTGTGGATCTCAATGGCTTGTGTCCTTCGGAGCTTAGGATAATGAGCAGTAACGGCAGGGATGGCATCGCATGCAAGAGTGCTTGCGAGGCCTTCCGCCAGCCTCAGTACTGTTGCAGCGGCGCGTATGCCACACCCGATACTTGCAAGCCTTCTTCCTACTCCCAAGTCTTTAAGACAGCTTGCCCACGCGCCTACAGCTATGCCTATGATGATAAAACCAGCACCTTCACATGTGCCAATGCTGCCGATTACTCCATTACTTTCTGTCCTTCACCTAACACCag GAAATAG
- the LOC105793825 gene encoding thaumatin-like protein 1 isoform X3 codes for MAQPTLIAAICVLTLSHLVQATTFTIVNKCDYVVWPGILSNAGVPTLATTGFTLQRGETKTITAPTSWGGRFWGRTHCSHDSDGKFSCLTGDCGSGKLECSGNGAAPPATLAEFTLDGAGGLDFFDVSLVDGYNIPMLVVPPGGKGQNCSSTGCVVDLNGLCPSELRIMSSNGRDGIACKSACEAFRQPQYCCSGAYATPDTCKPSSYSQVFKTACPRAYSYAYDDKTSTFTCANAADYSITFCPSPNTRSQEVENWAPRDLNLAHQSLVEPDPVPQIEPNALTH; via the exons ATGGCCCAACCAACATTGATTGCTGCTATTTGTGTTCTTACTCTGTCCCATTTAGTTCAAGCAACAACCTTTACCATAGTAAACAAATGCGATTATGTGGTATGGCCTGGAATTCTCTCAAACGCTGGTGTTCCAACACTTGCTACAACAGGTTTCACCCTCCAAAGAGGTGAAACCAAAACCATTACCGCCCCCACATCATGGGGCGGTCGCTTTTGGGGTAGAACGCATTGCTCGCACGATTCCGACGGAAAATTCTCATGTCTCACCGGTGATTGTGGCTCCGGGAAGCTTGAATGTTCTGGGAATGGGGCTGCTCCGCCTGCCACTTTGGCTGAATTTACTTTGGACGGTGCTGGCGGGCTTGATTTCTTTGATGTGAGTTTGGTGGACGGTTACAACATCCCTATGTTAGTGGTTCCCCCGGGTGGCAAAGGTCAAAATTGTAGCAGCACCGGCTGCGTTGTGGATCTCAATGGCTTGTGTCCTTCGGAGCTTAGGATAATGAGCAGTAACGGCAGGGATGGCATCGCATGCAAGAGTGCTTGCGAGGCCTTCCGCCAGCCTCAGTACTGTTGCAGCGGCGCGTATGCCACACCCGATACTTGCAAGCCTTCTTCCTACTCCCAAGTCTTTAAGACAGCTTGCCCACGCGCCTACAGCTATGCCTATGATGATAAAACCAGCACCTTCACATGTGCCAATGCTGCCGATTACTCCATTACTTTCTGTCCTTCACCTAACACCag GTCCCAGGAAGTTGAAAATTGGGCTCCAAGGGATCTGAATTTAGCGCATCAATCTCTCGTGGAACCGGATCCGGTCCCGCAAATTGAGCCTAATGCTCTGACACACTGA